DNA sequence from the Candidatus Angelobacter sp. genome:
GATTTAATGCTGTTACAAGCATTAAAGATCGATCAAGTAATTCTTTTATCCTTTCTGAATTAGGAATAATTCCATCGACACAATTTATACTGAAGGAGATACAAGCATCTCCTATCAAACGAGCTGATTGTAAAAAATTATAAATTATAACCGGTTTAAAAACATTTAATTCTAAATTTCCAAAAGAATTTGCTATAGAAATTGTAGCATCGTTACCCATAACCTGAGCACAGACCATGCAAAGTGCTTCACACTGGGTTGGATTTACTTTACCTGGCATAATTGAGGAACCAGGTTCATTTTCTGGAATAAAAATCTCCCCAATTCCAGATCTTGGACCCGAAGCCAACATTCTAATATCATTAGATATCTTCATTAAAGAAACAGAAAGCTGTTTTAAAGAGCTATGAGATCTAATTAAGGCTTCGTGTGAAGCAAGAGCTTCAAATTTATTATCAGCAGGTCTAAACGGAAGTCCAGTAAATTTGGAAAGGTAAATGGAGGATTTTACGTCATACCCTTTAGGTGCATTAAGTCCTGTTCCAACTGCGGTTCCTCCAATAGCGATTTCCGATAAATGATCTAGACTACTTTCTAAGGCTTTGATACCCTGTTTAATTTGAGAAACATAACCAGAAAATTCTTGTCCCAGGGTTAATGGTGTAGCGTCCATTAAGTGAGTTCTTCCTATTTTAACTATCTCTTTAAAAGCCTCAGATTTTTTTTTAAAGGAATTTTGCAGTTTTTTTAGCCCAGGTAAAGTAACATCCACCAATTCTTTATAGGCAGCAATACTCATTGCCGTAGGGTAAGTATCATTGGAGGATTGAGATTTATTTACATCATCATTTGGGTGAATTGTCCTGTTTCCATCTTCTAGATTCCCCCCATTCAAAACATGTGCTCTATTGGAAATTACCTCATTAATATTCATATTAGAATGTGTACCAGATCCAGTCTGCCAAATTACCAGAGGAAATTGGTCATTAAGATATCCTTCAAGGATATCGTCACATACTTGTGATATTAAATTCCTTTTTTTTTCCTCGATTAAGCCTAAATCAAAATTAGCATAAGCAGCAGCTTTTTTCAGATAGGCAAAAGCTCGAACAATCTCAGATGGCATAGATGCTATCTGACCAATCTTAAAATTACTTCTTGAACGTTCTGTCTGTGCACCCCAATATTTTTCATATGGGACCTTAACTTTACCTAAAGTGTCTGTTTCTATGCGAAAATTCATTGCTTTTTAATTTTAAATGATAGATGTTATTCCTTTTCTAGGTTTTTTATTTTTTTTTATTCTGAGCATATCAGGTTTTTGGTGCTTGATTTTTCTAATTGCTATAATCCCATTTTGGATTATTGTACGCCTTTAGTGTTTCTAAAGGTGTGGAAATAGCGTCTATTCCAATTTTAGCACATTCTACAATGTGCATTGGATTACGGATTGAAGCAGCAAGAATTTTAGTTATAAAACCATAATTATTATAAACTAGTCTTATATCCTTTAATATATTATAAGAAATATCTTGAACGTAAGAAGCTCCTGCTTTAGCTGCTAAAATTGCTTGACTAATAGAAAATACATATGTACAGTTTGTTTTAACGTTTCTTTGGTAAAAATACCGAACTGCTTTAAAGCCGTTCGTATTCATAGTAATTTTTACTACAATATGTGTATGTAAATCCACTAAAAACTCCGCTTCTTTAACTATTCCATAAAAATCAGTAGAAATTACTTCCACGCTTACATCTCTCTCAACTAGAGAGCAAATATTTTGATAATGTTTAAAAATATTCCTGTTTACGATTATGTTTTCTTTAGCTATTAAAGATGGATTTGTAGTTACTCCATCAATTATTCCTAAATCTTTTGCTTTACGAATTTTTTCCAGATTTGCTGTATCAATAAAAAAATACATAATATTTACACTTAACCTTACAAATTACAAATATAAATAATTATTTTTGAATATACTTCTCCAATCCAATAAAACGTGAAAAAGCTTAGTCTTCCCCCTGGAACTAGGGATTTTTTTACACAAGAAGTAAGATCTCGGAATCGTCTTATTCAGATAATTAGAAATAATTTTGAGCTTTTCGGATTTTCTCCTATTGAAACTCCTTCATTTGAGAATCTTTCCACTCTTTTTGGAAAATACGGAGGAGAAAGTGATCAATTAATTTTTAAGATAATTAATTCTGGAGATTTTTTAAAGAAACAGAAATATAAATTTGAACACTTGAGTCAACTAGGATTAGAGTCAGGTCAAAAATTTATAGAAGAACAATTAAATTTTCGTTCTTTTATTGTCGAAATTTCTGAAAAGGCTCTTCGTTATGATTTAACGATACCTTTATCACGCTATGTAGCAATGCATAGAGATAAAATCCATTTTCCATTTAAAAGATATCAGATACAAAATGTATGGAGAGGGGATCGTCCACAAAAAGACCGATTTAGAGAATTTTGCCAATGTGATGCGGATATCATTGGATCAAAATCTCTATGGCAAGAGATTGAGTTGATTCAGCTATATGATAAGATTTTTTCCGACATGAACTTGCCAGTTATTATAAAAATAAATCATCGTGAAATAATTTCTGGATTAGCTGATATTGCTAAAATTAAAGATTACTGGAGAGATTTCATCATTTCTTTAGATAAGTGGGATAAAATTGGTTCTCATAATGTTTGGAAAGAAATGATTAGGAGGGGAATCCCTAAAGAAAATCTGAAAAAGATACAAGGAGTTTTTAATATTGATGGAAATTTTGAAGAAAAGCTAAATAAACTTTCTGCAATTATACTTTCTTCTTCTTCTGAAAATGGTAAAAAAGGCATTGAAGAGCTTAGATTTTTTTTAAAAATCATAAAAAAAGTATGTTTGGATTGGGTGGATCTGCAATTCCAGATAAGTTTAGTTCGTGGTTTAAACTATTACACTGGAATTATTTTTGAAGTGAACCCAAAAGGTATTTACCTAAATTCTATAGGAGGTGGAGGGCGATATGATAACCTAACTGGAATTTTTGGATTACCCAATATATCAGGTGTAGGGATTTCTCTAGGATTAGATAGAATTCATATTGCAAAAA
Encoded proteins:
- the hisS gene encoding histidine--tRNA ligase, translating into MKKLSLPPGTRDFFTQEVRSRNRLIQIIRNNFELFGFSPIETPSFENLSTLFGKYGGESDQLIFKIINSGDFLKKQKYKFEHLSQLGLESGQKFIEEQLNFRSFIVEISEKALRYDLTIPLSRYVAMHRDKIHFPFKRYQIQNVWRGDRPQKDRFREFCQCDADIIGSKSLWQEIELIQLYDKIFSDMNLPVIIKINHREIISGLADIAKIKDYWRDFIISLDKWDKIGSHNVWKEMIRRGIPKENLKKIQGVFNIDGNFEEKLNKLSAIILSSSSENGKKGIEELRFFLKIIKKVCLDWVDLQFQISLVRGLNYYTGIIFEVNPKGIYLNSIGGGGRYDNLTGIFGLPNISGVGISLGLDRIHIAKKMMNPKSEDHTPLRVLFLHFGEEESLYANRLISKLRKKVIPAELYPKAEKVKKQFQYAIKKKISFVISVGKKEIVKNKIRIKDMSKTTEVEYDCIEDFIKEITL
- the fumC gene encoding class II fumarate hydratase, with product MNFRIETDTLGKVKVPYEKYWGAQTERSRSNFKIGQIASMPSEIVRAFAYLKKAAAYANFDLGLIEEKKRNLISQVCDDILEGYLNDQFPLVIWQTGSGTHSNMNINEVISNRAHVLNGGNLEDGNRTIHPNDDVNKSQSSNDTYPTAMSIAAYKELVDVTLPGLKKLQNSFKKKSEAFKEIVKIGRTHLMDATPLTLGQEFSGYVSQIKQGIKALESSLDHLSEIAIGGTAVGTGLNAPKGYDVKSSIYLSKFTGLPFRPADNKFEALASHEALIRSHSSLKQLSVSLMKISNDIRMLASGPRSGIGEIFIPENEPGSSIMPGKVNPTQCEALCMVCAQVMGNDATISIANSFGNLELNVFKPVIIYNFLQSARLIGDACISFSINCVDGIIPNSERIKELLDRSLMLVTALNPKIGYEKSAIIAKSAYKKGSSLKEEAIRLGFLTAEQFDSWVRPEKMTGNLD
- a CDS encoding transaldolase family protein; the encoded protein is MYFFIDTANLEKIRKAKDLGIIDGVTTNPSLIAKENIIVNRNIFKHYQNICSLVERDVSVEVISTDFYGIVKEAEFLVDLHTHIVVKITMNTNGFKAVRYFYQRNVKTNCTYVFSISQAILAAKAGASYVQDISYNILKDIRLVYNNYGFITKILAASIRNPMHIVECAKIGIDAISTPLETLKAYNNPKWDYSN